Proteins found in one Triticum aestivum cultivar Chinese Spring chromosome 4D, IWGSC CS RefSeq v2.1, whole genome shotgun sequence genomic segment:
- the LOC123097136 gene encoding DNA-directed RNA polymerase III subunit 2, whose amino-acid sequence MLYPFFYIHSSLCVYTAVRVDLPFARPCFSTDILTPHFCRLSDRTYCAPIRVDIEYTAYVRDETQIAKNKKPYKTLTLRKESAIIGYMPIMLKSSACVLHGKDEDEIARYGECPLDPGGYFIVKGNEKLILIQEELQRNHIIIGTDRKGRFL is encoded by the exons ATGTTATATCCATTTTTTTACATCCACTCCTCCCTTTGTGT GTACACTGCAGTAAGGGTCGACCTTCCCTTTGCGAGGCCGTGCTTCAGCACTGATATTCTAACACCACATTTTTGCCGTCTTAGTGATCGCAC CTATTGTGCTCCCATAAGGGTCGATATTGAATACACTGCATATGTACGGGATGAAACACAAATTGCCAAAAACAAAAAACCGTATAAAACGCTCACGCTACGGAAG GAAAGTGCCATTATTGGGTACATGCCTATTATGCTTAAAAGTTCTGCTTGTGTTCTGCATGGAAAGGATGAAGATGAAATAGCAAGATATG GCGAGTGCCCTCTAGATCCTGGTGGTTACTTCATTGTGAAAGGAAATGAGAAG CTCATCCTCATACAAGAAGAATTACAAAGGAATCATATTATTATTGGGACTGATCGTAAAGGAAG ATTCCTATAA